The window ttttaaaagtgttttctaaattttattaatatctatttttgaaaaaaaaaaaagctttttagattaaaaatatttttttaaaatactattaattatcatttttgtgGTTGGAATGTGGGAGGCATGAGCCCACGCTTATCAAGGAAATTGTCCAATACATTTCAGATGGATTGATTAATAAATCTTCAAAAGACGGTGAGGCCATGCAAGGGCAGGCAAAGGAGCGAATTTCGGTGCTCAATATTCCTACTTCACCGAGTATTGTGGAAAGGGGTGAATTCCCACTTAGGagcaaaatgaaaatcaatccagtaaaagaaatagaaatcgGACAGTCAAGAGATGCCAAGGCCATGGAAGTATATTCCCACTTAGAGATAACAGAACCTGATGTTACCATTTCGCCTACGATTTGGGGAAAGAAGAGAAAGCGATAGTAGCAGATCACTCGAGGGCAAGTGAGCTTGATATTCCCacttcaataaaacaactttaatgtGTGCTAttacttgttttattattattatattaatttttttcaatattttttatgatttttttttataaatttccattatattgatttttttagaattttttttatatagttttattctatatttatcaatatttatgTAAATTCAACAACGATGATGTTTTCACTCTTAGAAGTTAGAGCATGAGACAATAGGAAAGACAACCCTTGTTTTAGGTGgtgttggttttttttacttaaatttaaatacaacttaatttaacttaaatctaaatgcaatttaatagtattaaatattaaattgtttgtgttaaaattatattttaattgtttcaaaatattatctttagcatattatatatatatatatatatatatatattttaaaactgtgAAAATCCTTAACCCtaaaatcaacaatatttatacaATTGGGAGTGAGCCAGTATACTTTAAAACATTGAGTTAGTcaaagttttataaaatttcttaacTATTATCATTTCTATATGTATCTATTATTATTCCAGATCTTCAAGCCAAAAGGGTTCTTACTTGTTTTGgatgttatttcttttttttttttttctggtcaTCTCTCATCAAGTTCCAAGCTTAGCCTTGTCATGTAGAAAGCAGGAAAGAATTATATTTGTATAGAGCAGTTTTCAGATTAATTTATCTCCTTCTCTTATTGTGCAGTTTCATAAGTTGCAATATTCTCCCCTAAAAAGCCTTCATGATCGTAAACCACTTGTTAAGACACCtcgaaatgaaatgaaaattaaatgaaattattttcatgtcaCTCCACAATCCCATCCAATGATGGCtaatatatatttctcttcTTCCAAGTGGATCTATGGTGTATTCTTGAGCTTTTAACACGGGTTTTTTCGAACATCCACCCACCTAATTCGggtttgagatatttttttcaattcaaaagcCAAAAcagatttaaaacaaattcaaatattgtCTTATCCTTCAACTCTatataattaattcaaaatataaaaatttaaaaatactttaatttttttgccCATaggataataaaaaaactatttttcaaaaaaaaaattatgaaaatttgtaatatatatttattaatataatatgtttcttttaagtctaattaaaattttaaaaaataaaaacataaaaaaattaaatccggCACGATAATACAAGCATTAGAAATGCTCACTTACTTGGCGGTGCCTCACATAAATTTTGTATTGGGACAAGAATGAGAATAGACTTAGGTAAATTGAGTAGTTGAAATATCAGATTGAATCAGACACTTGAGACCATGGAGATGGATTCAGAGTGGGTCACAAGGCAGTGCTTAGCTATGAGCGTATAACACAGCCCTTGACCAGATACTGATGACAGGAAGATTTCCATATTGCCCAAATCCCCTTATTTGGATggtgtttctttttcttcatcaagTTCCAAGCAATGAAAGGAGAAACATCATCACCATTTTCTGGAAAAATAAGAATTCAAAATGCAAAAATCCACTGATACTTTAAACCCTCTTCCAATGGAGAATTCAACTGCCTAAGTGAGAGATGATAGAGATAGAGTCTCAATTTCTTTTCTGAAGAAACTACATGTCAAATGTTATCCAGtgaaatcaaaaacaaaatacagTCTGGAATAGAAAGGAGGCTATGCACTTTCACTACAGGATTTTCAACGCACTCGGCGAACTTTCTCTTCTTGTCCAAGTCCAAGTGATTTCTGGGCATTTGCAATACCTTCAGGATCTGCAGTAACACAGATCGTTTAACAAAACTTAATAGCAGCAGCAGATTGAAAAGCAAAATAATGGACAGCTAATGCAATTATGTCTTGCTATTCAGAACACTGATGGGATAAAAGGTCAGACCATGTGGCCCAGGGTAATTATATGGCATGAAGGGAATTTGAGAAATTCACAAAcacatgttttatttatgactATATTAGCAAAGGAAGCAGAGAACTAAATAACCAGGACAATAGAATTTCAGAGAGTTCTTTATTCCAATTCCATAGTGGAATGGTGAAAATCTTGGTTATGGCACACCTTGTTTAGTTGCTGAGAAAATCAGGGAAATGTGATGGACATTTGGAACCTAAAAGAGTGTTTTAAGattgatatttcttttcttttcttttcttttctagctTATCAGCAATCaaacaagtaataaatcaaGTTAATTGAACTCACCAAAGAACTGAGTGAAAATTCGCGTGAAGAAGCTCAAGTTGCGAGAAACATTATATGCCATGGCAGGGGGAAGAGGTTTCACAATGGTGTCAATACTAAACACTCGTTGAAGAAACTGCAAGTACACAACAATACAAAATCTTAAAGTTGGATTGAAGAACACATGCATTCAGATGCCAAATTATCCAAACCAAAAAGAAGGATAAGGTGTGCAGCAGAGAAAGGATAGCATGGCCAGTCCCTTCTTCACCATTCAGGTCCTTTTTTACCTATGAAAAGGAGATGAGGATTAGGGGATGTGTGTTGCATGTGATTTTATCATACTTTGTAAATGCACTGACAATAAGTTGAACTTTGAACCTTTTGAACCAATACCATTCATGCACCATCCCATAGGTTGCAAGGGcatctattatttttcttttattaaataatgaatGAACAGTTGTGTTCAAAGTTAGTTTTCCTCCATATTCATTGCAATTACAAGAGCAATTCTATTTACCTATACCTGAGATACAAGAGTAGACAACCATAGCTCTAGTTAGTGGGCAGTTAAAATGTGTTATGAACCAAATTATTCTGTTAATTCTGCCCCTCACTACCATCCATAGACAGCTTTCTAGCATGCACACAATATGTCAATAACATCAGGCCATGCTTCCCATATAATGgatcttcattttgattttagcTACCAGATAAGAAGCACAAATGCAATGAACTTTAAAAATGagctattttctctttcttgtctcCTTGAACCAAGGAGAATTATATCACTAGAAACCTAAGGGCAAAACATGCTATCTCTCCCTCCCTACATAACAATTAGTAAAAACTCCATCAGCTCAGCATAAAATCCAATCCACTAAGCACATCAATCACTAACATGAATAAGATTAGGAAAGGGATTTTTTCATTTTACCATCTCTAGAGACCAGGAACCACTTTCTAGGCTTTCAATTGAGAATGGTAACAGCCAATTCCAACCCAACAACCTTGGAAACCCATCTTGGATTAAGTCTCATTAGAAAGCCCCAATCTTCCTTGCAAGATTTGCTATGATCTTCCACTATCTTGTTGGCCACCAAGAATGCATCCAAAATCTGCTTCCCTTCGACAAATACTCCTCAGAGAAAGCAGATTCTACCATGGAGCCCATTCCTAAGACTTCTAGAGACGACCTTAGAAATGATCTTATAGAGACTAGCTCAAAGACTAATTGATATATAATCCCCAATATTAACGGACCATTTTTTTCCATGGATCATGCTTCAAGATGCTTTGGTAGTCAGTTTGATCTTCTATTGTTTGAATTGTCATTAATAATCCATTAAATGATATAATGCTAATATATCAATTCTCACATGTATAAGAATCATGCTTTCACCCTCACAGGGCAAATAAATTGGCAAGACACGAAAACTTATTGTAAtgaagtccaaaaaaaaaacattttgcaTACAGGTCCTAGATCTGCTAGGTAAAACTGCATTGTTCAACAACCAGTCCAGAAAATAATTTAGTCTTGCCCTACTTTCTGATATATCCAACTGAAACACCCTGTACTCCAGGATTAAGGATAGATATTGTGAAGTAGGTATTTGTGAAAGCATATATTTTGCTCATAACCTACTCGAATTCAATGAAATATAAGAACAAGAATTCCCAAAACTCATAATATTTTGCACTCTCTTTTGAATGTCAAGCTGGGAAATGGGTAATCTACAATTACAAAATATGATTGCAAATTCAATACTAAAACAGAAAACACAGAATTCGAAACTCAAAGAGCGTGATAACAGAAAGAAAACCCTGAACTGGGGATTCACAAAATTCATGTCACTAGCTCATAATTCCATTCAAATTCAACCAACCCAAAGCACAGCTCTCACTACTCgatatttttaaactttgaaATGGGTAGCCTTGAATCACACATCATTTTATCGCAATTCAATTCTAAACTGAAAAAGGGTAATCTAGAATCAAAGCCCAGagaacccaaaaaaaaacccaaagaaaTTACAATTGGGAATTTTGGCAAAAGAACATCATTTGCTCATAATATATTCCATATCAACAAACCATAGAAACATCTCTCACCACTCATACACATTTTATATTGTTTGCTTCCAATTTTAATAACTCAACACTGTAGACACTGTTAAACTGGGAAATGGGTAGTCAAGGATAACAAAATCTAATCACAACTTCAATCCAAGAAAAGACCAAAAGAAACAATCGGACAgaatccaaaattcaaaacccCCCAAAAAACCTAAAGAAACTACAAACTGGGTATCcacaaaaacaattatttgCTCACAATTCGGCCCAAAATCAAAAAAATTACCGGCAGAACAACTCATAGAGATTAAGAAACGATAGAGAGACCTGAAAATTACGCTGGAAGCTGTAGCGAAGTTCAGGATCAATCTCAGAGAGGGACTGGTCGTCGTCGTCGTCCTTGTCGTTTGGGCGCGTTTTAACACTCTTCTTGCGAGGAACGTACATGGTGGAGGCAGAACCTGGCTGCTTGGTGGCCCTGAGCCTGGCGTCTTGGAACTTGTCCTCCTGCTGTTGGTCGTCGCCTCTCCATGGTGCTGATGATAACAGCTGCTTCTTCGTTTTCGACATCGCTCAGCTGTGGCTTTGAGGTCCCGTTTGTTATCAATGGATAGATAAAGCTTTCATATGTGGGTACCCATTTTGTGGATCCGACCCATCCAAgttggaggttttttttttttttttttttaactttttattttttcttaattaataataatttgctATAATTTACTTAGGCTATATTTGGATTCCGGATGAAGGAAAGTGTGAGgaaataagataaaatgaaaacatagagagaaagaaaaagtaaagaaaaatacaaaattgatttaaagttaataaattattttcatatattatttaaaactttttttctttattcaaatcctatatataaatattaaataatataaaaatatataaatttcttaataattttaattatattttattttctttcacatttttaataataaaactaaatatgaaaaaaaataacattttccttcatatttattatatttgactttctttcatattttcgaTTATGAAACTacacatgaaaaaattattttccttcatatttctTAACATAgctttaatatttgaaattgaattcaTTTTAGTTGTCATACTTTCCGTGGCACATAGAATTGTAATATGATTGAATGATTGATCCAATCCTAGTCTATCCTCTAATCTAAGTCTAAATCTATCTTATATTTAAAGCTCATCTAAGttcaatttaatcaaattaaatttgggtTATTAAGATTTATAATTAGGTTATaagattcaaaatattttttaaaaaacctttttacataaattaaataaaatttgaagataataaaaaaacgaaaaaaatttatatatcagtctaaaaatgaaaaatgtatttatttgaattatgagttattattattattcacatGTATACgaattcttatattttgtatactaaactattattattttttatttttaaaaataaaaataattcaaactagATCTTAGtatatcaattatttatatttataattcaaaatataaaactttaattataaacatagtaaataatttatatattaattaatgtttaatttttctaactatcattatttttcaaaataatattcaagTGAACCCGGGGTTGCAAATCCATACCACCCCACTTTCATAttgtagagaaaaaaattttTAAGCCCAAAATATTTGAGGTTTTTAGATCCAATGTTCAATGCATCAGGGCCCAATGCGGCTCAAGTCCTTGGTTACAAAAGAGAAGGCCCAGCAAACAAACGGGAAGACCTAATTCTACGGTCCATGGCTCAAGTTCTAGGAGCCATTGCTCACTAGGTGGCACACAAGACCCAAGTAGACCTTTTACATAAAAACTTTCTAATAGTAACCTACAGGGTGGTTGgtttttttcagatttttttttaaaaagcaatttatttttagattttaagttatttatttttatacattttcataacttattataattttttggttgaataaaaaaagtcaaaatattttatttttttataaatcgaaaaaataacatattgatttttttttatttactttttaatacttaataaaaataaaatattacaaaaacaaataatctaatacttaacactattaaatactatttagttttaatttttattttgaattaaatgaaaaagACAAACATCACCTTAAAGTTTGTATGAAATGGGTATTGtaagttccttttttttttgttataattttattaatttcctaTATGGATTTAGAAATAGGGAAAAATGGTGTcttatagattttattttgtagtagaaactcaaactaaaattttaaggaaaattatattaataaatttttatttatcatcatATAACTTCTCCTTGTAAACTTAGCACCcatttggaaatgtttttttaaacttattttttaaaagctatttttaagttaaagaataaaaaacagtttttaaaaacaagttttagaaaatatgataaaatggacccatatttttgttttgtttttaaaaactagtgaaAACAATTTcgacttgttttctaaaaattgttttatattttactttatttttaaaaattattttcggGCAACAATGACCAAATAgtattagttttaaaaacattttttatttttaaaaacaaaaaatcgtttttaaatTACACGATCAAACTGGCTTTGAGCTTTTTTGAgcttaaataaaaattccaattccAAAAAACCATAAGCAACCCttgtttgaaataaattataataagttGTTTCCTTACTTATTATAAACATAGATAATCAAAACACAAactaattacatttaaaaacataatttttttttcccaattattGAAGTAGGTTACATTagaaaaattactaaaataattattgcTTTTCAATGAAGTTGAATTCCC is drawn from Vitis riparia cultivar Riparia Gloire de Montpellier isolate 1030 chromosome 18, EGFV_Vit.rip_1.0, whole genome shotgun sequence and contains these coding sequences:
- the LOC117905347 gene encoding uncharacterized protein LOC117905347; protein product: MSKTKKQLLSSAPWRGDDQQQEDKFQDARLRATKQPGSASTMYVPRKKSVKTRPNDKDDDDDQSLSEIDPELRYSFQRNFQFLQRVFSIDTIVKPLPPAMAYNVSRNLSFFTRIFTQFFDPEGIANAQKSLGLGQEEKVRRVR